In a genomic window of Numenius arquata chromosome 5, bNumArq3.hap1.1, whole genome shotgun sequence:
- the INTS12 gene encoding integrator complex subunit 12 isoform X1 — MSRLHVPFNTTMAATVNLELDPIFLKALGFLHSKSKDSAEKLKALLDESLARGTDSSYRPSQKEVEQPKVSVTKPISSKQEPKASSSLPSGNNNGKATASEKVKKETEKRSADKIKGDTAEGADTPKKPRLEKQEARSSPITVQTSKDLSMPDLSSFEETSADDFAMEMGLACVVCRQMTVTSGNQLVECQECHNLYHQDCHKPQVTDKEVNDPRLVWYCARCTRQMKRMAQKTQKPPQKPAPAVVSVAPAVKDPLVKKPEIKLKPETPPTFLAFKRTEVKTSAATSGNSASTSVSSSATSGLTGWAAFAAKTSSANPSTTKLGSTAQSTSGKPAASSNNQKPVGLSGLATSKTGLGSKIASANNSTSPVQLKPPPPLTLGKTTLSRSVSSDNVSKVGLPSPSSTAPSTSSQVSSGNGNSGTAGNSGGSASKTVTDTGNQSTSLKGPTSQESQLNAMKRLQMVKKKAAQKKLKK, encoded by the exons ATGAGTCGCCTGCATGTTCCCTTCA aCACCACTATGGCTGCTACAGTGAACTTGGAGCTTGATCCCATTTTTTTGAAGGCCCTGGGCTTCTTGCATTCGAAGAGTAAGGACTctgctgaaaagctgaaagcacTTCTTGATGAGTCTTTGGCCAGAGGGACTGACTCAAGCTATCGTCCATCTCAGAAG gAAGTAGAGCAACCAAAAGTATCTGTTACCAAACCTATTTCCAGTAAGCAAGAGCCTAAAGCTTCTTCTAGTTTGCCTTCTGGCAACAACAATGGCAAGGCCACTGCatcagaaaaggtgaaaaaagaaacagaaaagagatcTGCTGATAAA ATAAAAGGGGATACGGCTGAAGGAGCTGATACACCAAAGAAGCCCAGACTAGAGAAGCAAGAGGCGCGTTCCTCTCCTATTACGGTTCAGACAAGCAAGGATTTATCCATGCCTGATTTATCTAGCTTTGAGGAAACCAGTGCTGATGACTTTGCTATGGAAATGGGATTAGCCTGTGTTGTTTGCAG GCAAATGACAGTTACTTCTGGGAATCAGCTAGTGGAGTGTCAGGAGTGCCATAATCTCTACCACCAGGATTGCCATAAACCTCAGGTGACAGACAAAGAAGTGAATGATCCTCGACTTGTATGGTATTGCGCCCGCTGTACCAGGCAGATGAAGAGAATG GCTCAGAAGACacaaaaaccacctcaaaaaCCAGCTCCTGCAGTTGTTTCAGTTGCACCAGCTGTGAAGGACCCATTGGTCAAGAAGCCAGAAATTAAGTTAAAACCTGAGACCCCACCAACTTTTCTAGCATTCAAGAGAACAGAAGTCAAG acCTCAGCAGCAACTTCGGGGAACTCAGCCAGTACAAGTGTTTCCTCTTCAGCAACCAGTGGCCTTACAGGATGGGCTGCTTTTGCAGCCAAAACCTCCTCTGCCAACCCATCAACTACCAAACTGGGATCAACAGCACAGAGCACCAGCGGGAAACCTGCAGCTTCTTCAAATAACCAGAAACCTGTGGGTTTGTCAGGGTTGGCAACCTCCAAAACAGGACTAGGGTCAAAAATAGCTTCTGCCAACAACAGCACAAGCCCTGTTCAGCTGAAACCTCCTCCACCTCTGACACTGGGGAAAACCACTCTTAGCCGTTCGGTAAGCAGTGATAATGTCAGCAAAGTAGGTCTTCCTAGTCCCAGCAGTACTGCACCGAGCACCAGCAGTCAGGTAAGCAGCGGGAATGGCAACAGTGGGACTGCAGGTAACAGTGGGGGCAGTGCAAGCAAAACCGTGACAGATACTGGTAACCAGTCAACCTCCCTAAAAGGCCCAACTTCTCAGGAATCTCAGCTCAATGCTATGAAAAGGTTACAAATGGTCAAGAAGAAGGCTGCTCAAAAGAAACTCAAGAAGTAG
- the INTS12 gene encoding integrator complex subunit 12 isoform X2 has product MAATVNLELDPIFLKALGFLHSKSKDSAEKLKALLDESLARGTDSSYRPSQKEVEQPKVSVTKPISSKQEPKASSSLPSGNNNGKATASEKVKKETEKRSADKIKGDTAEGADTPKKPRLEKQEARSSPITVQTSKDLSMPDLSSFEETSADDFAMEMGLACVVCRQMTVTSGNQLVECQECHNLYHQDCHKPQVTDKEVNDPRLVWYCARCTRQMKRMAQKTQKPPQKPAPAVVSVAPAVKDPLVKKPEIKLKPETPPTFLAFKRTEVKTSAATSGNSASTSVSSSATSGLTGWAAFAAKTSSANPSTTKLGSTAQSTSGKPAASSNNQKPVGLSGLATSKTGLGSKIASANNSTSPVQLKPPPPLTLGKTTLSRSVSSDNVSKVGLPSPSSTAPSTSSQVSSGNGNSGTAGNSGGSASKTVTDTGNQSTSLKGPTSQESQLNAMKRLQMVKKKAAQKKLKK; this is encoded by the exons ATGGCTGCTACAGTGAACTTGGAGCTTGATCCCATTTTTTTGAAGGCCCTGGGCTTCTTGCATTCGAAGAGTAAGGACTctgctgaaaagctgaaagcacTTCTTGATGAGTCTTTGGCCAGAGGGACTGACTCAAGCTATCGTCCATCTCAGAAG gAAGTAGAGCAACCAAAAGTATCTGTTACCAAACCTATTTCCAGTAAGCAAGAGCCTAAAGCTTCTTCTAGTTTGCCTTCTGGCAACAACAATGGCAAGGCCACTGCatcagaaaaggtgaaaaaagaaacagaaaagagatcTGCTGATAAA ATAAAAGGGGATACGGCTGAAGGAGCTGATACACCAAAGAAGCCCAGACTAGAGAAGCAAGAGGCGCGTTCCTCTCCTATTACGGTTCAGACAAGCAAGGATTTATCCATGCCTGATTTATCTAGCTTTGAGGAAACCAGTGCTGATGACTTTGCTATGGAAATGGGATTAGCCTGTGTTGTTTGCAG GCAAATGACAGTTACTTCTGGGAATCAGCTAGTGGAGTGTCAGGAGTGCCATAATCTCTACCACCAGGATTGCCATAAACCTCAGGTGACAGACAAAGAAGTGAATGATCCTCGACTTGTATGGTATTGCGCCCGCTGTACCAGGCAGATGAAGAGAATG GCTCAGAAGACacaaaaaccacctcaaaaaCCAGCTCCTGCAGTTGTTTCAGTTGCACCAGCTGTGAAGGACCCATTGGTCAAGAAGCCAGAAATTAAGTTAAAACCTGAGACCCCACCAACTTTTCTAGCATTCAAGAGAACAGAAGTCAAG acCTCAGCAGCAACTTCGGGGAACTCAGCCAGTACAAGTGTTTCCTCTTCAGCAACCAGTGGCCTTACAGGATGGGCTGCTTTTGCAGCCAAAACCTCCTCTGCCAACCCATCAACTACCAAACTGGGATCAACAGCACAGAGCACCAGCGGGAAACCTGCAGCTTCTTCAAATAACCAGAAACCTGTGGGTTTGTCAGGGTTGGCAACCTCCAAAACAGGACTAGGGTCAAAAATAGCTTCTGCCAACAACAGCACAAGCCCTGTTCAGCTGAAACCTCCTCCACCTCTGACACTGGGGAAAACCACTCTTAGCCGTTCGGTAAGCAGTGATAATGTCAGCAAAGTAGGTCTTCCTAGTCCCAGCAGTACTGCACCGAGCACCAGCAGTCAGGTAAGCAGCGGGAATGGCAACAGTGGGACTGCAGGTAACAGTGGGGGCAGTGCAAGCAAAACCGTGACAGATACTGGTAACCAGTCAACCTCCCTAAAAGGCCCAACTTCTCAGGAATCTCAGCTCAATGCTATGAAAAGGTTACAAATGGTCAAGAAGAAGGCTGCTCAAAAGAAACTCAAGAAGTAG